In Cottoperca gobio chromosome 19, fCotGob3.1, whole genome shotgun sequence, the genomic window AAGCTATAGAGTCTGTTTCATAGAACTGTGGGTTCAACTCTGTGGCTGTATTATTGGTGTTTTATTATTGCAAAGCAAGATTtgtcacattaaacacatttagctGCCATATTGAACTGCATCATACTGTAAggtattttatttcatgttgTAAGGAATAAAATACCTTACACTGCAATCCAAGACAACAACGCTACAGCCATGGCATTAGAATGCATACTACACCCAATATGTATTCCTACTGTAAGCTTAATGGTGTGCATTTTTGTAAATAAGGGTTACAAGCAGGGATGTGCACAGACATTTAATTAAAGGGCagtagcaaaataaaaaaataaaaatggcacCCTCACCCTTCCCTACTCCTCATCCTAACTGGTACATGGTATGTccaaacacatacatatttcACTTCTTACCGCAAAGAATAGAAATGTACAACTTAAGTTgttaaaaatgcatacaaaatgAACAAAGGTTAAAATGAGGTGAGTATTATATTTTACGGTCCATAAAACTTATTAACTTTTAcctttaacaaaagaaaaacaaacaaacatactgaATGGAGACACAATGTGTACAAACTGGTAGCAGGAAATAAGATTGATTCACCTGTTGGCTGACTAAGACTTCTTTCAGTTGCCTCCCCCAGCTTTCTTTAGAGGGCAATGACACTGTAAACAGTGTGCAACACCAGATATGATGTTTCATAAAGCTACATATACCTTAGTTTACCACAGTTGAAAGTAAATCAACAGCCTCACACTGTCTTCAGCAACTATTAATAGATAGCTTCCTTAGTATGAGCAAGTATTCTTCTGGATAAAGTAAAGTATCAATGAAAATGTTGCCAAATCCTAATACACACTATCAAGGTTAATGCTAAAACATTACACTACATGAGGCATGTCTCTGGCTGACATTACAATATTACTGATACAAGCTAGAGATTTGTTTGCATTTACAACACAATATTACtgtgaattacattttttgtcaGTGATGGACATCACTCTGCTGCAGTAGAGCTGCGGACACAGGGAGGGAAGGGAGTTCAGGCTGCATTGCTCGTATGTGTCAGAAATCAATTATCATGCCGACATCTGAAGCCTCTCCACACATACCTTTTTGTTCTGCTTTGGCACTCCACGTTCCTATTTTGGTTCTAACTTTTTTTCAGAACATGTCGTCAGACTCTGGTTGAAGCAGGGATTATACTTTTATGGTTAGGCCTGCTGAAATAGCAGCGTAACAgccaacctggcaacccagaTCATTATACATTAGCTAAAGCTTAGAGGGGATATTTATAACTGTACATGTAAAACTTCCACCCGTTTCACTTTTTACACAGACATGCAGAAGCGATTAGGGTGTTATGCTCCAGATCTAACACCCTCAGTAATTACCCTGTGTTGACACGATGACACTTATATTCGGGGTAAACATGGCATTATCAGTGCACCACCCAGAAAAAAGGTGGATGTAAGAACATGACGCAAAGGGAGAGTATGCAGTGCCTTTCCCTCCTCAGAGGCAGACTGATTCAAGCCTGACCCTATCGGTTGAGTCatgagaggaaaaacaagatATGCACCACAAGGGACACACTTTACACAAACTCTCAAATTCAGCCCACACGTCTTGCAAATattctttttgtaaaataagATGTTGTATCAACTCATACGTGAAAGATTTGTAGTGAGCCAGTGAAGCAGCAAGTAATTTAATGTTGTTTCGCATCAAATTAAGCTTTTGCTTCAATATCATCATCGACTTTAGTAATGTCATTTTACTATTATCCTTTGGGTCTTATTAATACAAATTCATAATGATTAATATCATTTGCACAAGGGCtgcataatatatttttttattgtcaacTCGCGCGATAAACAGCACTCAGGGATTGTTTGTTGAAAGAGAGTATCAGTAGTAAACAGCAcgttaaaatgttttattggagCCTTTAGTGTTCAGTTTAATATTCaataatttccttttattttttaattcaacaagcaTTTTGTTGTATTTAGCTGTATTCTGAAAGGCAGCACTGGGTACACTTTTATATCAGTTTATGTATCACAAGTAATATCGTTATTCAACCACGTGATCGCATACTTCCTCATATTGTGCTGCTCTAATTTCCGTTCTATGATAATAATCGAATGAATTCTGCTAATATCTGTTCGTTAAGCAATGTATTATAACAATTCTTCCTTGTGAATCTTTTCCTCTTCCGTTTACAtttcttcacttcctctctccttgtctgtGTCATATTTAAGGTCAGGGCCAGCGCCATTGCTCAAGACCAGGATCAGAGTTATGACTACGCCAGCAACAGTGTCATCCTTCATTTGGATGCAGGCGATGAAGTTTTCATAAAATTGGATGGGGGCAAGGCCCATGGGGGAAACAGCAACAAATATAGCACCTTCTCAGGGTTCATCTTATATGCCGACTGAAGGCTGGAGAGGACGTTGGCTCAGAGGTGAAAGGTCGCAGCCAGAAGACATTCACTTCCTGACTTTCACTTGGCTCTCGAAGTGAGGTTAATGTTGCCCATAACCACTGATCCACAGTCAGATTGTTTTTTACAGATGTTTAAGGTCAGCATTGATACAGTGACCAAGGCTGTGGATCTGTGGTTATCTGTAACTACCTCCTCATCCATATGTTCCATTATATACAGGGTGCCTATGCCGCAATTCTGATGGACGCAAACAGTGACAGCCATGTCATGTGTCATGCTGAGGTGCAGTAACATTTATGACAGTGAAGAAGCCTCACCGTCATTTTTGAGCTGTCATTACAATTTCAAGTCTGGAAGAGTCGTGGAGACTGCAGTGTTTGTAAATGTGCTGTTTAGATTTATGTTAATATCATGTTTTCTCATGCTGTTTGTACGATAAGATGTTGTGCTTCAACGACTGAGGAGCTATATTCTGTCCCGGGAAGTTTGTCAAGTAAGTGACACCAACATGAGATCATGCCAGATTTGAACGGCAGACGGGGTCACAAACTGTATTGTGTCTTAGTGTGAGGATTTGGATAATCATGTCATATCAGCTGATCATATTTGGCATATTGTTAAGtgtataaaatgtacatttgataTTGAATCTTGATGTCTGAACACAATCAAAGTAGTGTAGGCTACATACACCATATTGTGTGTCTATTAAAGAATATACTGTTGCTGTGGATCGATCGTTGTACAAATATATCATGTGATGTGCTCATTTgtaaagattttatttatttcattcatgcatgcaacacctgttcaaatgttctgtgtgtttccacaaacgataaagaaaatacagtgactttaaacaaagtttaaataGCTAGGTGTTAGCTTTGGGAGCATATATTGCTGTTCCGTTTGCTTTTAATgtccattaaaaatgtttttttttagctccTCGCACATTATCTGGTTAATATCACTTACCATAATCTATTTCTTGATCAGCTGTTCTGATCTCTGATTTTCCAGTGAATCTAGCCTTTAGCAAATGTTACACACGAGAGAGCCACGCCACTGCGGCGAAAGGCAATCAACGCAGAGATGATCACTGAGGGGAAAGGGGAGAAGAGATCCCAGCTGTGTTGAACGCCAAATGAAGCGGGATATGGTTGTGTTTCAATATCAAAGGAGAGATTTGTGTTTTCCTGTAATTGTGTGTGGAGAAGCTGAGATTTACCAGGGAAAAAGTCAGGGGACGAGTGTTAGAACATATCATGACAAAGCTTAGATCAGTGTCGGAAAAGTAATCGAGGGCGAATTAGTCTCTGCTGTGACTGCGACACAAGCGTCAGAGACAGGAAAACATCTTCCGGGCCTAAACTGTAACAACCAATGTATTTTTTTCGGTTTTCTTAAAAGCTCACTTTGATATTATGGAATTCTTTGGACATAGTTCGCCTTTGACTCCAAAACTGTCTCTTATTTAGTTTGAAATACCAAGTTAAGATTTCAAGACCTAAAGTTTTGAGAGTgtcaagaaatataaatatgaaaaccGTGTTAAAATGCACTCATTCACAGGAGCTTATAAAACTGAACGTCAGTCCAATGTTACCTCTCAAGCTCAATTCAATTCAGCATTGTGTTGTGGGCTGTAAATTGGTGTAATTGTAGACATTTGATCAAAATGAATGAGAGTAGTTTGCCACTCTGTGCAGTGCTAGAGCATCCTGTTGTCTGTTCAACTGCTCTATGCAGTGAAGGCCACGAAGCCCCCCGGTCTGAGCTTAAGCTTGTCTTAAGACAGCAGAATTCCCCCAGACACAATTAAGACTGAGGTTCCGTGCCCAAGCGGAGGTCACCCGAGCCAGGGGCAGCTGAGCACTAGCACAGGCTGCTTCCTGCTTGCAGGGTGTATGAGCACATCGTCAAATTAGAGTCTTCATGTCACAATGTCAAAGACAAACGCCTCCGGTCTGCGAGAAACAGCTTTCACTGCTGAAACCATTGGAACTGAACATTGCCCGAGAGTCTGCAACATCTGTACTTTTCCCTGAAACCCTCGGGGAGAAACACAAATGCACCaaaaacattctttaaaaaCGCTTAAACAGTAtttatcatttcaaaatgtctgagTGAAGAGAGACAAATGAAAAAGCACCTGCTGTTCATTTTGTTTAGCTTCGTTCCCAGAATACAAAAGGACTTCAGTCGTGCCGTCATGTTAGCACATAATACTCATTATTTCGTCATATTGCATAGATGAATAGAAGCCGTCCACTCAGCCTTTTTTGAGCTATTTATCGAAGTCACAAAGGAAACAGGGGTAATCCAAAAACCGTACGTGGAAGCCTCTGACTAAAAAAGCATAGAGAAATTCTCTTGGCAGGCACCCTCTTTGCCTCATCCTGTGAAACTCGGTGATCCTTACTCAAGCTATTGTGCAACACAAACCCTTCCTCTGGGTTTTGATGGGGACACTCTGACGCCGGTGTGATGAAACAGCATCAGGACTGTAATTGACGCTTTTACCTTTCACATTTCATCTCATGTCCTCCCTGAGGAAGTATAATGAGTATTCCTCTGAGAAGTGCGGTAAGCTGCTTTTTGTTGACGCAAGCTTTGTCTTGCTGTTGGGatattttttgccattttctaCCGTACCTCTTTTCATCATTTATAAGTAGAAGGATTGGAAAGATTATGTCTCTACTGCAGacttgttttaatttaagtaatcGCCAGCGTGTGCACACAAAACCGAAGGAAACTTTGATTCACTCGCTCCCACCCACTGACTCCCTATCAGTAAACTGAGATGGCTTCAGCTTGACATTTGCAGGGGCCAATTTGTGAGGCGTGAGGCTTATCATGCTACTGCAGAGTGTGTTCGTCagtccatgtgtgtgtacgtttggGTCAGCGTGCGTGTGCGTCCCTGCATGTGTCTTCAGTTTcacagagacaggagaatgCTAGGCTTGGAGAGAGCGCCTCCTCTGCAATGTCTGAAGTTAATGACGGTAATGAGCCCCTGGTGTTGTTATCTTTAGCTTCCCCACTTACCTCACCAGAGGAGATCCACATTAGAGATAGATGCTTTAATTGTCAAGCTAAATTGCCCTTCTTGCTCATGTACACTTCCTCCCAACAACAGCCACCTGcccacacttacacacacaaatggttTTACTTGAGAACATACAAAGTTGTCTTAGATTTGAACACAAATAGTAGAAGAATCTCTACTTGGCAGCACATATACAGATTcagatttttatatttttggcatGGTGCAAACAGCAAGAACATCCAAAAAGAAACCgctaaaagaaaacatacagccATGCTGGtatctctgtgaggctgcactctGAAGCTTTGCtaacatacaataataatgataacataAGGATGTTTAGCATGTTTATCATCTTAGTTTGAATTGAGTCGTACTTagctctaaacacaaagtaaagattGTGATGATTAAAAAATccttagttttgcaggtatttagtaAGAAACCAAAATATTGGAGAGAATTTGTCATGATGATGGCGCTCAGGGAACACCAAACTTATTACCATTCAACCTCAGGAGTACATTAATGTGTGAACCAAATGTCATGGTTATCCATCCCAAACTtgacatttcactaaaaaccCCACatgtgaacctcatggtggcgctataAGAAAAGTCAGGGGGGTCACCAAAGTCATTTGTATTGATTGTCCGGGGACCATGAACGTCtgtacaaatcttttttttgcaaatcCATCTAGTAGATGTCGAGATACTTCACTAGATAAGTGAAAACTCGATTGCCGTTAGCGGTGTCTCCTTAACACTGTGGCTGTCAATAGATCCTGACATTGAACAGAATCATCCTCTTCAGACTTCTTATCTCACCACAAGCCTTCATATATCACGTTGATTactaaaaataaacagtaaGTGTTATGTGCATTAGCTGAACTCATCCTTCAGGCTACAAACTGAAATACGGCACACTTCTAGCACCTCTGTGAAATCCTTACTGACACTATAATGAACGAAGATGTCAGTGgtaatatttttcaaatgtggACTTGCACGGTACACGGTGGCATGTCCACGCATCATTGAACACAAGTAAGTTACCAGATGCAATATTCCTTTTAAACAACATCAACAATCCTGTCGTGCCCGCACGAGGACGGCTCTGTTATAAATGGAAACCTGCCGCATTGTGTGCCCTCAAAATCTAGATGAATATAAGAAACGTTATGATTACAGGGAGGTAGCAGGGCGTGCTTTGTGAGACCTTAAATCATGTTTGTATTGTGAAAAAAATCAGCTGTCGGCGCTTTATGGCAAAATGGTCGGCCCCACTAGACCAGCATATATTCTTTTGACTTATTAGGATTTGGTACTGTTCCTTATAGTAATGGATGCAGTACAACAAACCCGTTTGCTCTTTGTTCATGGCAGTTATTAGATAAACAGAATATCTGGTGTccatctgataaaaaaaaaactgctagAGAGTAAGGTTTAACGGAGAACCCTGATCATGTAGcgacaataaacaataaagaacACAAAATCAAGTACTTTGCAGGCTGTATTATACATTGCTACCCTATTTTACATAAATGTTCCAGTGTTGCTTGTCAAACTTAAGGCCCTGGCATCACAGGGCTCTAGTTTTTTGCGATGTGTCCTGTGTTTAAGTTCAACCTTTTGGGCTCAGAAGCAGGTGACGTGAGGACGTCCTTCATCTCAGCAGTTCTTTCATGTTGGTTTGATGTGTCTGGGCCTTTGGAAAGATTGTCTGATTAAAGCAAACATGGCATTAAATGTTCCCTATGACGTTCTGGCTATGGAGCTGTTTTTCCTATGAGAAGGTTTCCATTTAGTTTGTCTTGTGCACGAGGACGCACATGCACGTGCACGTGACAGGGTACATAATTCATGCCAATGGTCTCTCACGGTTCCGCTGATCGACAGGTGGCGGTTACACGCCAAGACATGCAGCAATGTGCCAATAACGGCAGGGAAACTACAAGCtagtaaacatggatgtaaacaatgcaatGCTTGAATCTTTAAAGGAAGATACATGCATTCATCACATAGAGCTAAGGGAGACACACAATGCATTCTGGTTAGTCACACTGAATGTAAAAATTCAccatttgtgtaatttgtgtGGCAGGTGGATGAATTCACACAATAGAGGACGGAGGTCAGACATACATGCGCAAAATCATCCCCTTCGTTATAGTAGATCTGCATGCATGCACCCATGCACACTACCCCTTGTCCTAGCACCCTTGGGAGAACATGACAACATGCATCGTCTACTTTCTTACCCATCATCATGCTTGATCTGGGGACTGTCCAGTGTGTCAGTGAGTCAATACCAACGGCCTTGTTTCCTCATGGCCCTGACTGAGCCGGGGCTAACACGTAAGGACAGCCTGAGTCATGTGGCTGGGGACGCTCCGCTGGCGTGTTGCCTGTCTCTTCACCTCACCGCAGTCTCGCGGATGCACTCTGACAACGGGCTACGGAGGCGATGCGAGTGCCCCTTCCTCAGCGTGACACAAGATGCCAGAGTTCAAGAACACTAAAGTCGCTACAGTTGCTCAGGCCAGTTTATTCTACCCGTTGGTGTCGAGCTGCATTTGTGACCTGTTGAGAGCGGGCACACCATTGCTCTTTTTGTTGAACAAAATCAAAACATGGTCCTCATCAGCTAGGAACTCCCAAATGCTCATGTAAATATGGAACAGATTCAAAGGACAAATCCCCCCTCAGCACCCTGAGTAGTTTTGACTGATGTTACTTTAAGTGCATTTTGCtgcaaatacttttgtacttgaACTTGTATTAGTACTTATACTTAAGTTAACATCTGGGCATTTTCCACCCCTGTCCAGGACACGTGAATGAAGCAGCTAAATAGAATTCATCCctcattaattttattatttacaccttcGCTTTATCTTGACAACTGTGACATGTCGAGATGTGCTCTGTGAAAAAAGGGCCCACAGCAAATGTAAATGCACCAGGTGCATTTggtatatatttagtttatagcTCTTAAACAAATCCATTAGCGGCCCTGCACTCACACTCCTGGAACAACGTTAGTGTACCAATAAAAATCATAAAGCTGTAAGTTGTCCCGTCCTAAAAGCtactacaaaaacacacaaagagatacaaagagAAGGTCTAATTCGTCAAATAAGGTTGGGGGGGGACAAcctgtaaatatgttttaacatttagatCCAAACCAGATTTGGGAGCTCATTATTGCTCTTGGATACACACTACCGTAGTTAcccttctccacacacactcacatacaaaAATTCTAAAAAGGTTAATTAACTGCAAATACAAATTCCCTTGAATGGATGAATACTGAGAGACTGTTACCCTCCAGGACGGCACGTCCTTTCGTCGtggtgtaaaataaatgaacccCTTGAGAAAACAATCGAGACTCAAAAAACAACACCGAAAATTgcaaaagttattaaaacatttcttagaCTGTCAATTATCCAGCGCTCAGTTTGTTGCAAAGCTATTTATTTGCTTTGCCTTTTTGCGCAGGCTGCTGCTTTACCTTCCCTGACGGCAGTGTAGGCGGGGGGAATGATGAAAAACCACTCAGACAGGAGATTCAAAATGTGGACACACTGTGGTGCCGTAGGCCAACTCTCTGAACATGATGGTGAGATTCTAGAAGTCTTTACCCCCTGCCATCAGGAAATGATTTGCTCTGCTCCCGGAGAGGACCCACCACACACAATAAAGCGGCAGGTTGTGTCTGTATCCGTGCACTTTTACAAAGTGTAACAAGGCAACTTCAGactttcaccttttttttttttttttttgcttgacACCTTCAGAATTCAACTCAATTTATATTCAGACTGAGATTTCACCACCCTGCTCAGCCCGGAGCATTCACACTTGCTGGTACAGATATAGATTCTCTTCCACACTCTGCATCTGGCCTCTGTCTGTGTTGGAGAAAAGAGACTGAGGAAAGGCACACTTGGAAATATCTGCTGAACAGCTGGCTGCCCAGTAAAGCATGTTACCTTTTGAATCACTGCAGagcaatgttaaaaaaaaaaaaaaaaaagaagcaaccTACGAATAGATCACGTTGTTCTTCACGGCTCCCGCTGGATTTATTATaacacagtgtgagtgtgtcgtGTGGACaattgtttgcatgtgtgcaaaAGATTACATCGTGTTTGTGATTGTGTGCATTAGGCTACATAATGTGTAGCCATGCAGCCTCGGTTCAGtgccttccccccccccccctccccgcccACCTCTGCCAGAGTCACTTTGCATTAATTCTGCTGTGGCTTGATAAAAGCAAATAGCAGACCAGTAGGGGCTTTAGACGGAGCCAAGTGAGCCACGCAGCCTCGTGGGACCTCAGTGCCAAGATGATGTCACCACGCCTGCCCGTAGGCCTGAATTTTCATGCCGAAGCTCTAATGCGGACGAGAGCAAGGACATCGCAACTCACCGTTAACAGAAGTTCATTATTTTCCTCTCCATGAAGAACCGACTCATTACCTGCAGGATTCAAGAACATTAATTTCTTTGTTGATGCATTTCAATAATGTCCATATGATTTATATCCATTATCATAGGAGCTAAAGCTGCAACGATTAAGTTGATCAACGGAAAgataatcagcaactattttgatattcaaataaaagattttgggtaaaaaaaaacaacaaaaagcacatttctcaagtttaacctttaaccttttcTTTGTCATGAGGTTTAAGCCTGAAATACAAACTAGAGGTGTGGGGGTTAGAAAGATGGGGGAAGGTGTTGAGGCCCAGACACATCAAACCGACATCAAAGAGTGAGACTCCTACTTCCCTTCAAAGTGTATCCTCAGCACGTGTACTCGATCCAACTCACACTTGTGTAAGTTGGATATTTTGACCACAAATAGCTTCCGAATTAGTTACGACGTCACAAAATCCTCAAGTCAAGATTTTAAAGTGACCGCAGACAAACTTCATCagatgcatttttaaaacagcCTTCTAGTGTCAGAGtgaatatttaataatgttataagTTCAGGACAAAAGACATCCCCCGTCTGACAGTTGTTACTTTACAACAGTagcttttacatttcattttaagcaGCTGTTACAGATGTTGTGTTTTAGTGACAAGTGAGTGTTGCACTGAAAATCACACACTTAGTATTTACAGCAAGGAGATTCAAGTGTAAGAAAATACAGTgattcagtaaatatatataaagtctatTCATTCTGTTCCCATTACAAACGGATTGTCAAATACATTCTGTTCCTATTAACCCTATAATCATAATATATTCTGTAAGCGTCAGATCATTCATATTGggcattacattttttgttctcatccaatttaaaacatattcatGATTGGGGATAGGTTGATGAGGTTGCAAATACACCCGTGACTATATTTACATCTACAGTTGTTCAGGATGTGCAGCCGTGTATTTGTTCCTTTGCTCTGGTTTTATTCAACAATCTACACCATCACCCAAAATGTCTCATTTGGATATCTTTAAAggtgtaacaaaataaaatgtcttagtTTCTACAATGATCGGTTTTTACCTGACGTTAGTTATGTGTTGCATGCTGCACCGAGATAAAAAGTACAGCCAGTTTTTCGGCCCCAAACTGTTTTTCGGCCCtaaaaactgaaacaaacttAATATGCTTCATATTTTCTGAATTGGGAAGctcatacagtgtgtgtgtgtgtcaccttcatgtttttaatgtctCCGAGTAAAACCAAGTGAAATTGCACATTCAAAGCCTTCACACTAAACCACATTTGTctagtgtgtgttgtgtcaatAATGTAAGTCAGTGTTAACTGCAAACAGAGCGTGTCACGCCACTGAACTGTAGTGGTGGGTGCTGTGAAACTAATCTCACAGTAAATTGCATCGGGACCTCCTGAAGTGCCTTCGCCTGCTTCTACTAACTCCCTCGTCTTTGACCGCATCGTGAAGCCAAACTCTTTCTTCCCCTCATGTGTTATCTGTTAGGACAAAAGTATCTTAGTTGCATACAGCAGTATCCCACCCAGACCAGTAGTGGCAACAATAGCAATGACCCTCACTAAGAGGAAGTCCATGGAGTCCTCCAGCTTTGTGTGCAATCGCAGGACCTGCCGGTGGGTGTCCTCTCGGCCGCCTGAGTTCTCGACAACGTGATTGGCCAAGCCGCGCTTTTCGTTGAGCGGCATCTGTGCAGCCACGCGCTGCTCGGCCTGCTCCTGTGTCAGGGCGTCCCTCTGCATCAGCCGCAGAAGCTGAGTGGCAGGGTCACTGAAAGGGAAACAGACGATGGTGGTTATTTATGGCGCGGCCAGGGAGCcttgttaaaaaataatccaGAGGCGGTGAGTCATTCTAATAAGGCAGATGGAGGGCTGCAGAGAGGTaactgaaaaaaaaacctgGGCTTTAATGGCCAGTTTctgtcaaaaaaacaaatgtccaaatatttaatGATTTCAAATATGAAACCTGAAAGAAAGTCAGAAAGTAAAACTCTGACGGGATGGCATGAATGGAGGAAAGTGAGCGGTGGTCTTACCAGTAAACAACTACAGTGTGGTTCAGAAACTGAGTGAGACGTCTTGTTTCAAAGAGAAGGGGCACATCCAGCACTACATAGCGGTACCCTGGGGAGACGAGAAAGAGGATTGTGGGACAGAATAAATGAGCGTcgacacatttacacatttacactgcAACACTGGGAAAATACAGAGAACACGATGAcgttcatttctttttaacaacATATAACGCGCTGCGCATGACAAGTTTATTTTAAGCGACTTGACATATCTTGACATAGCTAAAGAATAAATGTAGCACCGAGGCTGGTGCAGCATTAatcatttttttgttattgtttgaaaGATTTCTATAAAATATCTGTACGCAGCAGCCGAAAACCCTAATGCCACGCGCCGCACTACAGAAACAGTCTTGGTTCACTTTCGGGTCATTTATCCTCCTTTTCCCTGTTCACCGCTGACTGTGTTCCTGCCTCACCTCTGAGAAAGTAGAACAGGATCTCTTTGAGCATTGCTTTGTGGATCTCTGGGTGGGTGATGGAGTTCAGCAGCTTCCTCTTTTCCTCGTTGGCGAAGATGAGCTGACCGAGCTTCTGCCTGTCGATCTCGCCGTTCTCCAGTAGGATCTCCGGCCCAAAGTGGTAGACGATGCGGGAGTAGGCCGGAGTGTGCTGCTCCACCACTGTTACCAAGAAAAGGCAGTAACGTTTGCcgtcatttgttttaatcaacAAAACTTgacatctatttttttttaactcaatcACCGAAGTGTAATTAAATCTTTAGCCTAATGCCTTATATTTTCTCCGACATGCAGCTGTGCACTTTCCCCTTAGTTCTGTGACCTTTTCATCTTCACCACATAACTACAACATCacccctgcagtcagcagagACGACCGTCATGATTCATGCACTCTCTCCAAGCGTTTGTCTTAATGAACCTCCTACAGGCCCAACCTCTTCATGTCCatttcagtataataataaatgttatcagTCAAAGGTGTGGAACATATGGATGAATCGCAATTTGCGACATCGGAGTTTATTCGAGAGTTAGGCTGGATGAGAGTTTCAACTGAATTTGTAATATTAAGAGACATTCGCATACCTTTCCTGGCCACAACATCAGCATCAATAATGGGGCACCCAAGCTCCCGCAGCATTGAAGACACTGTGCTTTTCCCTGAGGCGATACCTCCAGTCAGTCCCACCAGGAACATCTTGGagcaaagacacagaaagatTTATCCACTGCAAGTCACTAAACTAATAGTGTTTATTGTGACTCCAAGACACTGAATAGAAATTCATACAAAATAGCAAGACAAACTTGTAGGTTGGTCATTTTAACGTTTTTAAT contains:
- the dcakd gene encoding dephospho-CoA kinase domain-containing protein produces the protein MFLVGLTGGIASGKSTVSSMLRELGCPIIDADVVARKVVEQHTPAYSRIVYHFGPEILLENGEIDRQKLGQLIFANEEKRKLLNSITHPEIHKAMLKEILFYFLRGYRYVVLDVPLLFETRRLTQFLNHTVVVYCDPATQLLRLMQRDALTQEQAEQRVAAQMPLNEKRGLANHVVENSGGREDTHRQVLRLHTKLEDSMDFLLVRVIAIVATTGLGGILLYATKILLS